One window of Triticum dicoccoides isolate Atlit2015 ecotype Zavitan chromosome 5A, WEW_v2.0, whole genome shotgun sequence genomic DNA carries:
- the LOC119297223 gene encoding HSP-interacting protein-like yields the protein MSSEQEHPETSELEEEVEKDEDAAIVELVTELKQEGTTLFRLRDYDGAAFKFDEAIRLSPRAPRAYNENDIASLHSNVAACYMHMNAHRPEDDYHYHQAIDRCNMALDASPRYTKALLKRARCFEALDRLDLACVDVQEVLTLEPNNAVALELLESLREEMEEKKFLLEQEARSLDDLIKVISASEKVAKQFSSTIATAADPANKAVSTETDDDHDMEGILLLGEQDDEHASYDDNNDGEEAPHAHGQSEEEAHVGDQSGQHKQEDGDSAEHHAGAENSAGSAGATRCVEFVLREEGDVRRIALLPQDGGLAQLMDIARSKFPDLKELSVNFKDDRGDLVTVDSTTDQSTWFDEANSRSQGPLRLYVTEGNHKRVSCPDQPIREHDSVDPCLSHDQ from the coding sequence ATGAGCAGCGAACAGGAACACCCGGAGACGTCAgagctggaggaggaggtggagaaggACGAGGATGCCGCCATCGTGGAGCTGGTGACGGAGCTGAAGCAGGAAGGCACGACGCTGTTCCGGCTGCGGGACTACGACGGCGCGGCGTTCAAGTTCGACGAGGCGATCCGGCTGTCCCCCCGGGCCCCGCGCGCGTACAACGAGAACGACATCGCCTCCCTCCACAGCAACGTGGCGGCGTGCTACATGCACATGAACGCGCACCGCCCCGAGGACGACTACCACTACCACCAGGCCATCGACCGGTGCAACATGGCCCTGGACGCGTCGCCGAGGTACACCAAGGCGCTCCTGAAGAGGGCGCGCTGCTTCGAGGCGCTGGACCGGCTGGACCTGGCCTGCGTCGACGTGCAGGAGGTGCTGACCCTGGAGCCCAACAACGCGGTCGCGCTGGAGCTCCTCGAGAGCCTCCGGGAGGAGATGGAGGAGAAGAAGTTCCTGCTGGAGCAGGAGGCCCGGTCGCTGGACGACCTCATCAAGGTCATCTCCGCCAgcgagaaggtggccaagcagttCAGCTctaccatcgctaccgcagcagacCCTGCTAACAAGGCTGTTTCCACGGAGACGGACGACGATCACGACATGGAGGGGATATTGCTCCTCGGTGAGCAGGACGACGAGCACGCGAGCTACGACGACAACAATGACGGGGAAGAAGCACCGCACGCGCACGGCCAGTCGGAGGAGGAGGCGCATGTAGGTGATCAGAGCGGTCAGCACAAGCAGGAAGACGGAGACAGCGCAGAGCATCATGCCGGCGCTGAGAACAGTGCTGGCTCTGCTGGAGCGACGAGATGCGTGGAGTTCGTTCTCCGAGAAGAAGGGGATGTCAGGAGGATCGCGCTGCTTCCACAGGATGGCGGTCTGGCTCAGTTGATGGACATAGCTCGGAGCAAGTTCCCCGACCTCAAGGAATTGTCTGTGAATTTCAAGGACGACCGGGGTGACTTGGTAACGGTCGACTCAACCACGGACCAGAGCACATGGTTCGACGAAGCGAATTCCCGGTCCCAAGGGCCACTTCGGTTGTACGTGACCGAAGGTAATCACAAACGGGTGTCGTGCCCCGATCAGCCGATTCGGGAACACGACTCTGTTGATCCGTGCTTGTCGCACGATCAGTAG